The genomic segment GTCGCCGTGGCCTGCCGGTTCGGCGCGATGATGTCCGGCGCCGACGAGACCGTCGTCGACGTCCTCACGCAGTACGGAGAGCGGCTCGGCGTCGCCTTCCAGCTCGCCGACGACGTGCTCGACATCGCGTCCGACTCGCACGAGTCCGGCAAGACGCCCGGCACCGACCTGCGCGAGGGCATCCCCACGCTGCCGGTCCTGCGGTTGCGCGAGCGGGCCGCGCGGCTCGGTCTCGCCGAGGACCTCGCGCTGTGCGAGCTCCTCGACTCGGACCTCACGGACGACGCCCGGCATGCGGAGGCCCTCCACAGGCTGCGTGCGCACCCCGCGCTGGAAGACGCCCGCAGGGACACGGTGTGCTACGCGGAGGGTGCACGCGCCGCTCTGGGGCCGCTTCCCGAGGGCGACGCCAAGGCGTCCCTGCTGGAGCTCTGCGACCTGGTGGTGCACCGGGCGGGCTGAGCCCGCCGACGGGCACGCGGTCCCGGAACAACTGCCGAGCGGCGGTGCCGACCCCCTACGGGATGGGGGAGGTGCCGCCGTTTCATGTCATCCCAGGGCAGTACGTGGAGTTGCGCCCGGGGTCTGACGCTTCTCGTTGGCCGATTTGGTCGGATGGAGTCCAGCGAGAACAACCACTCCTGACCAATTCGGGTGAGAATGGCGGCACAGGGTGGACGCAGGCACGTACAGGTATGGCCGCCGCCGACCACGGAGGTAAGGCAGACAATGGCACCGTACGAACCGGAGAAGGACACCAGCGAGGCCGGGGAGCTGCGTGCCGGCCGCCGCAAGGCGGCCCGTTACGCGGTCCCGATCGCGGTGGCGGGGGTGGCGGCGGCGACCATCGGGCTCGTCCCGGCGCTCGCCACGTCGGGCGACCCGGACCTGCCGAAAGTCACCGCGCAGGAGCTCATCGAGAAGATCGCCGCGTCGGACACGCAGCAGCTGTCCGGCAACGTCAAGATCAGCACCGACCTGGGGCTGCCGTCGATCGGCGGCATGGCGGGCGGCTTCGGTGGCGGCGGCGGTGCGGACCGGGGCGAGGACGGCGACGGCAAGGGCTCGGCGGCCGACCCCAAGAGCAAGCTGATGGAGCTGGCGTCCGGCACGCACACGCTGCGCGTCGCGGCCGACGGCCCCGACAAGCAGAAGGTGTCCGTCCTCGGGGACGCCTCCGAGTACAGCGTGATCCACAACGGCGACGAGGTGTGGGCGTACGACAGTGCGTCGAACGAGGCCTATCACGCCACGGAGAAGGGCTCCTCTTCAAGTACAGGGTCCGCTTCAGAGAAGGGCTCCTCTTCGGAGAAGGGCGACAAGGGTCATGAGACCGGGCCGGGGGCCAAGGATGTTCCTTCCACCCCCGCGGACTTCGCCGAGCAGGCCCTGAAGGCGGTCGACGACACCACGTCCGTGAAGGTCGACGGCACCGCGCAGGTCGCAGGACGTGACGCGTACCGCCTGGTGATCAAGCCCAAGCAGTCCGGCTCGACGGTCGGCCAGATCACGGTCGCGGTGGACGAGAAGACCGGCACGCCGCTCAAGTTCACCCTGACCCCCGCCTCCGGAGGCGCGGCCGTCGTCGACGCGGGCTTCACGAAGGTCGACTTCGACAAGCCGTCGGCGTCCACCTTCGACTTCACGCCCCCGAAGGGCACGAAGGTCACCGAGGCCGACGAACACGACAAGGAAGGCCGCGACTTCCGCGACAAGGGCGGCAAGGACGGCCAGGAGTTCGACAAGGGCGACCTCAACGAGCCGAAGATCATCGGCGAGGGCTGGAGCACCATCGCCGAGCTGAAGCTGCCGGGCGGCCAGGGCCTCCCGACGGCCGGTTCGGGCGATGTCCCGCCGGACGCGCAGAAGCTGCTCGACTCGCTGGGCGACCAGGTCGACGGCAAGTTCGGCTCCGGCACGGTCTTCTCGACCCGCCTGATCAACGCCCTCGTCACCGACGACGGCACCGTCTACGTAGGAGCGGTCACGAAGGACGCGCTGGTGAAGGCGGCGAACGACGCGCACTGAGGCGGCACGCGCGGCACGTCTCGCGCGTTGACGTAGGGAACGGCGGATGGAAGGTGTCTGTCGGCGCATGCCGGGGCACCTTCCATCCGTCTCGTCGCACGTGGGCAAGAGGGAGGGCAACGTGCCGGGTACCAACGGCAGCTCGGTCGGCGCGGTGGGCTCGGTGGAGCGCGCGGGCTCGGCGGAGCATGCGGACCCGAGAGGGCGCGCGGACTCGATGGGGCACGCGGACTCGGTGGGGCACGTCATCGAGACGCACGCGCTGACCAAGCGCTACGGAAAGCACCTCGCCGTCGACCGGCTCGACCTCACCGTCCCCGTAGGCAGTGTTTTCGGCTTCCTCGGGCCGAACGGCTCGGGCAAGACGACCACGATCCGCATGCTGATGGGCCTCATCGAGCCGACGTCCGGCCGCGCCCAGGTCCTCGGCCACCCCATGCCGCGCTCCACGCGCAGCGTGCTCCCGCACGTGGGAGCACTCATCGAAGGACCCGCCCTATACGGCTTCCTGTCGGGTCGCGACAACCTCCTGCGGTACGACTCCGCGGACCCGACCGCCGACCCGCGGACGCGCCGCGCACGAGCCGAGGCGGCGCTGGACCGGGTCGGGCTCACCGCGGCCGCCGGCAAGAAGGCGAAGGCGTACTCCCTGGGTATGAAGCAGCGGCTCGGGCTCGCGGCCGCGCTGCTCCAGCCGCGCAGGCTCCTCGTCCTCGACGAGCCGACCAACGGCCTCGACCCGCAGGGCATGCGTGAGATCCGCACCCTGGTGCGGGAGCTGGCGGCGGAAGGCACGACCGTCTTCCTCTCCTCGCACCTCCTCGACGAGATCGAGCAGGTCTGCACGCACGCGGCCGTGATGACGCGGGGCCGGCTCATCACCCAGGGGCCTGTCGCCGAGCTCGCGGCCGGTGCGCGCGGCAGGCTCGTCGTGACGACACCGGACGCGGGCGACGCGGCGCGCGTCCTGAAGGAGCACGGCGTGACGGACCTCGTCGTGACGGAGGACCGTGTCACGGGCGAACCACCGGGTCAGGACGGGTCTGGCCAGGAAGTGGAGTTGGCCGAGTTGAACGCGGCACTGGTCGGGGCGGGCGTCCGCGTCCGCGGCTTCGGACTCGAACGGGCCTCTCTGGAGGATGCGTTCGTGGCACTGACGGGGGAGGGGTTCGATGTCGCGGGTTGAGACGGTCGGGGCGACCGGGGCCGTGGAAGGCGAGAGCACCTCTGAAGCGGCGTCGGCAGGCACCGCGCGGGAGGCGCGGTGGATCTGGACGCTGGGCCTCTTCCGCAGCGAACTCGGGATCACCTTCCGCCGCTGGCGGACCCTCGCACTGCTCGGCGTGCTGGCCGCCGTGCCGATCCTCGTCGGCATCGCCGTCAAGATCGAGACCAGCGACGGCTCCACGATCGGCGGGGGCGGGGACGAAGGCGGACCCGCCTTCATCGCGCAGATCACCAACAACGGCCTGTTCCTGGTCTTCACGGCCCTCGCCGCGACCCTGCCGTTCTTCCTGCCGATGGCGATCGGAGTCGTCGCGGGGGACGCGGTCGCGGGCGAGGCCAGCGCGGGCACCCTGCGCTACCTGCTGGTCGCGCCCGCGGGGCGGACCCGGCTGCTCCTCGTGAAGTACGCGACCACGCTGACGTTCTGCCTGGTCGCGACCCTGGTCGTGGCCACGTCCGCGCTCGCGACCGGCGCGCTGCTCTTCCCGCTCGGCGAGGTCACCACGATCTCGGGCACCCGTATGAGCTTCGGCGAAGGGCTGCTGAGGGCCCTGATGATCGCCCTCGTCGTCGCCGTGTCACTGGTCGGCGTGGCGGCGCTCGGCCTGTTCGTGTCGACGCTCACGAGCAGCGGCATCGCGGCGATGGCGACGACTGTCGGCCTGCTGATCACGGTCCAGATCCTGGACCAGATCCCGCAGCTGCACGGCCTCCACCCGTACTTCTTCTCGCACTACTGGCTGTCCTTCGCCGACCTGATGCGCGAGCCCGTCTACTGGGACGACATCATCAAGAACCTGCAGATGCAGGGGCTGTACGCGGCCGTGTTCGGCTCGGCCGCGTGGGCGCGGTTCGGAGCGAAGGACGTGTTGGCGTAGGAGCGAAGCGCTATGGCTTGCGGTTCTCTTCCGCCTCAGTTGTCGTAGGGGTAGCGGGCCAGCGGCGGCTCCTGGGCGAAGAACGCCTTGGCGCGCGTCAGGGCCTCGGTGTCCTCCAGGACGTGGCCGGGCCGAGTGCCGTTGCCCAGCAGGACGCCGCCGAAGTGCATGGGGAAGAAGGCGGCCGTGTTGCGGAGCGTGCCGATCAGCGGCTCGGCGACCTCCTCCTCGCGGTGGGCGAGCGCCGTGACGCCCCACAGGGTGCGGCCCTTGAGGGTGTCCTGGAAGGAGATCTCCGGCGTCTCCAGCCACGCGTCCCAGTAGTCGAGGTATCGCTTCACGGTGGCCGAGAGCGAGTACCAGTACAGGGGCGACACGATGACGATGTCCGTGGCCTCCAGAGTGGCGTCCAGGAGCTCCGCTTCGTTGTCGCCGACGGGGCGGGGGCGCGCCCGTGGGCGGGTGTCGTCGTGGCGCCGGTCCTCGAAGTCGGGCAGCGGCAGATCCGCCAGGTTCAGCCAGCGCTGCTCGACGTCGGAGGGGAGCTGCTCGGCCGCCTTGCGGGCCAGGATCTCGGAGTTGCCCTCGGGGCGTGCGCTGCCGAGGACGAAGAGGAATTTGCGGGTCATGGGATCCCCCTGGACGCAGTTGCTTGCACGTGCACTATATGCACGCGCAAGCACTGCGGTCCAGGGGGATCATCCGCTCAGGGACGGCCTCTCGCCGGCGTTGTCACCGGTGTGCGGTCGTGTCTACGAAGACAGCCCCCACACCGCGTACGCGACCGCGTCGCTGTTGCGGTCGAGCGCGGTCCCGTCGATGTTCGACACACCGTCGCAGGACGAGTGGTAGCACTTGTCGAACGCCTCGCCCGCAGTCCCGCCCCACTTCTCCGCCTGCTCGGCCGACTTGGTGGTCTCGGCGCCGCTGAACAGCCCGCCGACCGGTACGCCCGCCTGCTGGAACGGCGCGTGGTCGGAGCGTCCGTCGCCCTCGTCGTCCGGCTCCGTGGCGACGTTCTTGCCCGCGTAGTAGTCCTTGAAGGTCTTCTCGATCGTGGGGTCGTCGTCGTAGACGAAGTAGCCCGCGTTCGGGGAGCTGAGCATGTCGAAGTTCAGGTAGGCGCTGATCTTTGAACGGTCGCCGCCGGCCAGGCTGTCGACGTAGTGCGAGGAGCCGACCATGCCGATCTCCTCGGCACCCCACCACGCGAAGCGCAGGTGCTTCGTGGGCTGGTACTTCTCCCGGGCCACGGTGAGCGCGGTCTCCAGGATGGCGGCCGAGCCGGATCCGTTGTCGTTGATGCCGGGCCCGTCGGAGACGCTGTCGAGGTGGGCGCCCGCCATGACGACCTGTCCGTCGTCGCCGCCGGGCCAGTCGGCGATGAGGTTGTAGCCGGTCTTGCCGCCCGCCGTGAACTCCTGGACGGAGGTGGTGAAACCGGCTCCGTCGAGCTTCTTCTTCAGCTGGTCGACGGATGCTTTGTATCCGGCGCTGCCGTGCGCCCTGTTGCCGCCGTTGGCGTCCGCGACGGACTGGAGGTCGGCGAGGTGGGCCTTGACGTTGTCGACGGAGATGTCGGGGGCGGCGGCCTTGGGGGCGGCCGTCTTCGGCGCGGGCGCCGCGTTGGATATCGCGGTGGTCGTCAGGAGTCCGGCGACGGCTATGGCTGCGGCCGCGGCGGTACGTCCGGGAACGGAGAGTTTCATGTGGGGGGCTCCGGTTTCCGTGGTTGTCGTGCGAACTCGTGCGCGGGTTCCGTGGGTTGGGGGTTGGAGTGGGGGGTTGTGAGTCGCGCATGAGTTCGGAGTTGCCTGATGGTGCGGGTGTGACTGAGGCGACGTCAAGACCGCAAAACGGGCGCGGGGTTCCGGATAGCGTGCGTTGGGGGTGGCGTAGGGCGCGGTGGGTCGCTTGGTTGGGCGGTGCGGGTGCCGGTTTGTGCGGTTGCTCGGTTGTCTGTGCGGCTGCTGACGCTCGTCTGTCTGTGCGGTGCGGGTGCCGGTCTGTCTGTGCGGTGCGTGCGATCAGGGCGGCTCGTGCCGTGTCGGCGTCTACGGGCGTACGTGGACGACCCATCCCGGCGCGTAGGTGTCGGGCACGCGGTGGCGGGGCCAGGAGCGGGCCCAGGGCGGAGGTTCCGCTTCGCGCAGGACCAGGGCGGTGGGGCGGCGCGGCGCGTCACCCGCGCGGCCAGGAAAACAGCCCGCTACGTAGGCGACGGGAATGACCGAGGTGTTGCCGCGCAGGACGCAGGGAGGGTGCGTTCCGCTCCGGGGGCTCCTGTCGGTGTGCGGTCCCCCTCCGACGCCGTGCTCGTGCAGGACTTCGGCGACGAGGGCCCAGTCACCGCGGGCGCCCGCCTGGATCCCGGCGTTGGTGTGGGCGAGGGGGAGTTGGACGGCGAGATGCCCGGCGAGGGCGAGCCCCAGGGCTGTCAAGCCGATACGAGGTCGATGGGACGCCCGGGTGACGTCTACGAGCGCGAGCACGCCGAGGGCGGCGGCCGGGGTGAGCAGGGCGTGGGTGGGGGCGAGGAAGCGCGGGGCGGCGTAGGGGACGAGGGCGAGGTAGGGGAGGGCGACGGACAGGGCGGCGACCGTGGCGAGCAGGCACGCGCGGAGGGGTGTGGTGCCGGGCCGCGGGAGTCCGCCTTGGTGCTCTCGGCGCGTGTCTCGGTTTCCGGCACGCACGCTCCAGAGACCGGCCGACACCAGCAAGGGCAGCACGAGCCACCACTCGGCCGAGAGTGGGCGGACCGTGTCGCCGTCGCAGGGGCGGCAGAGGAGTGGCCCGTCCATGACGGTGAGGTGATGGACGAGGGAGAGCAGAGGGCGCAGGTCCCCCTGCACTTCACTGGCTGCCGTCAGTCGTGCGCGGACCCCGCCGAACCGGGCGTACGCCTCGACGATCCACGGCAGCGCACCCGCCCCGAGCCCGCCGAGTACGGCAAGGACGCGGCTCCGACTCCGCCAGGTCGGCACCAGGAGGGCGGCGGCCAGGAGAGGTACGCCCAGGGCGACACCGTCGTTGGGCCGCATCAGGGTCGCCAGGGCGAGGCCGCCGACGACTCCGGCGCACGTCACGGGGGACTGGCGTGACCGCAGGAAGAGCCCGACCGCCCCGACGGCACCCATGGCGGTGTAGTGGTTGGGCATCGCAGCGCTCGCGTAGAACAGCACGAACCAGAGTCCGCCGTACAGCGCGGCGGCGACCGCGGCCGCGGAGGTGCGGCGCAGGAGTCGCACCCAGGGCCGGAACCCCAGGTAGAGAGCGGTGGTCGCGAGCAGCGTCAGCCACATCCTGAGCAGCACGACGGAGTCGCTCCACGCGGCCACCGGCGCGATGAGGAGCGGCACGCCCCGCGTACGGGGCGCGCTGAACGGCGTGGCGGGGGCGTACGGCGAGAAGCGGCTCGCGTAGACGGTCTCGTCCCAGCCGAGGGGCAGGGTGAGCGGTACGAGGACGAGGGACAGCACGGCGAAGGCACCGCAGACGCCCAGGAGGAGGTTCTGGGCGCGTGACTGCGGTGCCATGCGACGGCCTTCCTGGTCAGGCGTGCCGGGGCGTCACCTGTGCGGCGGTCGCCGCGTCAGTGGAAGCGGCGTCGGCGGACGCCGCGTCAGTGGACGCAGAACTCGTTCCCCTCCGGGTCCGTCATGAGTACCCACTCGCCTCCCGGCTCCTTGACGTGCCGTTCCACGGCGGCGCCGAGCGCCTCGAGGCGGGCCACCTGCTTGTCACGGGTCCCCGGCTCGCTGTGCACGTCGATGTGGAGCCGGTTCTTGCCGGTCTTGGCCTCGGGCACGCGTTGGAACAGGATCCTGCGGCCGAGGCCGGTACCGCTTCCCTCGTCGTACGGGTCGTCGGGGTGCCGGACGGCGATCAGGTCCCGCCAGGCGCGGCGGCCGCGGAACTCGAGGGTCGCGGCTTCGGGTGCGGCGCCGAGACCGAGCAGGCGCTCGATCAGCGCGCTGTTGTCCTCGACTTCGTAGCCCAACGTCTCGGCCCAGAAGGCGGCTTGGGCGTGCGGGTCGGCGGCGTCGATGACGAGCTTCCAGTGCAGGGTGGTCATGGTAACCAGTTATACCGGTTACTCGGGTCCCCTGCACGTATTTGCGATGAACTGCCGCCACCTAAGGGTTGGTTGAGGGGTGGTTCGGGGTGATCCCGGATCGTGCTGAAGCGAGGCAGGCGTCACTCTGGAATCACGCGGAAGTCCGGAGACGGATCGCCGGGTCGGCGAATCATCGAAGCGCCGAATCATCAAGACGCCGAATCATCGAGGCGCCGAAGCGGCGAAGCGCCGAATCGCAGGGAGGGGGTGCAGGACCATGAGGCACGGTCGATCACTCGTGCGCGCCGCAGACGCGGCCACCTACGTCAACGTCTTCGCCCTGACCGGAATCGCCACGGTCCTCGTCACCCGCGCCTTCCTCGCGCAGGCGGGCTATCCCAAGCTGGGCGGGGGCGGCGACAGCTCGCTGCACATCGCCCACATGCTGTGGGGCGGGCTGCTGATGATGGCGGCGATCCTGCTCACGCTCGGCTTCCTCGGCAGAGGGGCCCGGCTCACCGGCGCCTTCGTCGGCGGCATCGGCTTCGGTCTCTTCATCGACGAGGTCGGCAAACAGATCACGGACGAGCCCGGCTACTTCTACCGACCGGCTGCCGGGGTCATCTACGTGAGCTTCGCGCTGCTGCTGCTCCTCACCCACCTCATACGCCGCCGTGCCGCGCAGAGCACCGGCCTCGACGCGCGACAGCGCTCCGTGAACGCGGCCGACCTCGCGTTGGCCGGCGTCGCCGACGGCCTCACCGCCGAGCAGCGTCGCGCGGCGCTGCGACTCGTCGAGGACTCGGACCGCGAGCTGGACGCGGCGCTCGCCCGGCTGATCGCCGCCGTACCCGAGCGCCCGCCCGCGGCGCCCGCGTGGTGGCGGAGGTGGGCGTCGGGCGTGGGGCGCGCACTGCGCCGGCTGGCGCGGACCCGGATCGTGCTCGCGCTGGCCGTGTTCTGCCTGTTGACCGAAGCGCTGCTGTTCTCCGTCTGGATGTCCGTGGACCTCTTCGGCGGGCAGCTGGCGCGGGAGCCACAGCCGGGCGCCCACCTCGCGGTCGCGCTCACCGAAGTCGTCTCGGCGGTCCTGGGGCTCATCGGGCTGATGCGTCTGCGCGGTGACCGGGCGACGGCTTTCCGGTTCTTCCGGGCGGCGTTGCTCGCGGACATGTTCATCGGCCAGATATTCAAGTTCACGATGGACCAGTTCGCCGCGGTGGTGGAGCTGGGCGTGGACCTGACCCTGCTCTGGGTGATATCCGCGTCCCTGACCGCGCGGCGCACCCCGGCCCCGGCTTATCCGGCCCCCGTTGCTGCGGCGGCCCGCGCGGCGTAGGCATCACGGACGGCGGCGAGCTGGTCCTGGCGTTCCCACGACGGGACCGGGGCCTGGACCCGGGGCTTGGCCCATGAGCGCGAGCCCAAACCTCAAACCGCCGCCCCCCGCTCGGAGGTTCCTCCCGCCTCAACCGGCGTGGCCGTGGCCGCGGCCGTCGCCGTCGCGGCCACCCGCGCCGCCGCGAGGCGTGACGCGTTGCGGCGAGCTGTGCGGAGGGCGTCCCAGGTCAGGAGGGAGAGGGCGAGCCAGACCAGAGCGAAGCCCGCCCAGCGCTCGGGGGGCATGGCCTCGTGGAAGTACAGGATGCCGAGAAGGAACTGGAAGACAGGAGCGAGATATTGGAGGAGGCCCAGCGTGGAGAGCGGTACACGGATCGCCGCCGCTCCGAAGCAGACCAGGGGCGCGGCGGTGACCACGCCGGTCGCCGCGAGCAGCGCCGCGTGCCCCGCACCCTCCGTGCCGAAGACGATGTCGCCCTGCGTGGCGAGCCACACCAGGTAGCCGACGGCCGGCAGGAACTGGACGGCGGTCTCGGCGGCGAGGGACTCCAGGCCGCCGAGGTTGACCTTCTTCTTCACCAGGCCGTAGGTCGCGAAGGTGAAGGCGAGACAGAGGGAGATCCACGGCGGCCTGCCGTAGCCGAACGCGAGGACGAGCACCGCGGCGAAGCCGACGCCGACCGCCGCCCACTGCACCGGGCGCAGCCGCTCGCCGAGGAGCAGGACGCCCATGGCGATGGTGACCAGCGGGTTGATGAAGTAGCCGAGGGAGGCTTCGACGACGTGGCCGGAGTTCACGGACCAGATGTAGACGCCCCAGTTGACGGTGATGACCGCCGCGGCGATCGTCACCAGTCCCAGCCTGCGCGGCTGGCGGAGCAGCTCGCGCGCCCAGTCCCAGCGGCGGATGACGAGCAGCGCGGTGCCGACCACCACGAGGGACCAGGCCATCCGGTGGGCGAGGATCTCGACGGCGCCGGCCGGTTTGAGGAGCGGCCAGAAGAGAGGGACGAGGCCCCACATTCCATAGGCGGCGAAGCCGTTCAGCAGCCCGGCGCGCTGCTCGCTCTTTACCGACTTCCCGGCTGCTCCGCTGTCCACGGCTCCTCCTCGCTGCACGGCAGTCCCACTGCTGCCGCACTGAAGGTAGCGCCGCGAGCCCCCACCTGTCATGCCCGTAAACGGGAGACAGTCATGACTAGCGGTTCAGGCCTTCGAGCGCCGCCGCGACGGCCTCGGAGATCGGTGTCGTGGGACGGCCGATCAGCCGTGCCAGCTCCCCGGTCGTTCCGGCGAGACGGCCGCGCGCGATCGCCGCGTCCACGTCGACGAGGACCGCGGCCAACGGCTCCGGCAGCCCGGCACCGGTCAGCACGGCGAGGTGCTGCTCGGCGGGGACGTTCGCGTA from the Streptomyces venezuelae genome contains:
- a CDS encoding ABC transporter ATP-binding protein; translation: MGHADSVGHVIETHALTKRYGKHLAVDRLDLTVPVGSVFGFLGPNGSGKTTTIRMLMGLIEPTSGRAQVLGHPMPRSTRSVLPHVGALIEGPALYGFLSGRDNLLRYDSADPTADPRTRRARAEAALDRVGLTAAAGKKAKAYSLGMKQRLGLAAALLQPRRLLVLDEPTNGLDPQGMREIRTLVRELAAEGTTVFLSSHLLDEIEQVCTHAAVMTRGRLITQGPVAELAAGARGRLVVTTPDAGDAARVLKEHGVTDLVVTEDRVTGEPPGQDGSGQEVELAELNAALVGAGVRVRGFGLERASLEDAFVALTGEGFDVAG
- a CDS encoding VOC family protein; translation: MTTLHWKLVIDAADPHAQAAFWAETLGYEVEDNSALIERLLGLGAAPEAATLEFRGRRAWRDLIAVRHPDDPYDEGSGTGLGRRILFQRVPEAKTGKNRLHIDVHSEPGTRDKQVARLEALGAAVERHVKEPGGEWVLMTDPEGNEFCVH
- a CDS encoding flavodoxin family protein, with protein sequence MTRKFLFVLGSARPEGNSEILARKAAEQLPSDVEQRWLNLADLPLPDFEDRRHDDTRPRARPRPVGDNEAELLDATLEATDIVIVSPLYWYSLSATVKRYLDYWDAWLETPEISFQDTLKGRTLWGVTALAHREEEVAEPLIGTLRNTAAFFPMHFGGVLLGNGTRPGHVLEDTEALTRAKAFFAQEPPLARYPYDN
- the rarD gene encoding EamA family transporter RarD; translation: MWGLVPLFWPLLKPAGAVEILAHRMAWSLVVVGTALLVIRRWDWARELLRQPRRLGLVTIAAAVITVNWGVYIWSVNSGHVVEASLGYFINPLVTIAMGVLLLGERLRPVQWAAVGVGFAAVLVLAFGYGRPPWISLCLAFTFATYGLVKKKVNLGGLESLAAETAVQFLPAVGYLVWLATQGDIVFGTEGAGHAALLAATGVVTAAPLVCFGAAAIRVPLSTLGLLQYLAPVFQFLLGILYFHEAMPPERWAGFALVWLALSLLTWDALRTARRNASRLAAARVAATATAAATATPVEAGGTSERGAAV
- a CDS encoding ABC transporter permease — translated: MSRVETVGATGAVEGESTSEAASAGTAREARWIWTLGLFRSELGITFRRWRTLALLGVLAAVPILVGIAVKIETSDGSTIGGGGDEGGPAFIAQITNNGLFLVFTALAATLPFFLPMAIGVVAGDAVAGEASAGTLRYLLVAPAGRTRLLLVKYATTLTFCLVATLVVATSALATGALLFPLGEVTTISGTRMSFGEGLLRALMIALVVAVSLVGVAALGLFVSTLTSSGIAAMATTVGLLITVQILDQIPQLHGLHPYFFSHYWLSFADLMREPVYWDDIIKNLQMQGLYAAVFGSAAWARFGAKDVLA
- a CDS encoding LolA family protein, coding for MAPYEPEKDTSEAGELRAGRRKAARYAVPIAVAGVAAATIGLVPALATSGDPDLPKVTAQELIEKIAASDTQQLSGNVKISTDLGLPSIGGMAGGFGGGGGADRGEDGDGKGSAADPKSKLMELASGTHTLRVAADGPDKQKVSVLGDASEYSVIHNGDEVWAYDSASNEAYHATEKGSSSSTGSASEKGSSSEKGDKGHETGPGAKDVPSTPADFAEQALKAVDDTTSVKVDGTAQVAGRDAYRLVIKPKQSGSTVGQITVAVDEKTGTPLKFTLTPASGGAAVVDAGFTKVDFDKPSASTFDFTPPKGTKVTEADEHDKEGRDFRDKGGKDGQEFDKGDLNEPKIIGEGWSTIAELKLPGGQGLPTAGSGDVPPDAQKLLDSLGDQVDGKFGSGTVFSTRLINALVTDDGTVYVGAVTKDALVKAANDAH
- a CDS encoding M28 family metallopeptidase, producing MKLSVPGRTAAAAAIAVAGLLTTTAISNAAPAPKTAAPKAAAPDISVDNVKAHLADLQSVADANGGNRAHGSAGYKASVDQLKKKLDGAGFTTSVQEFTAGGKTGYNLIADWPGGDDGQVVMAGAHLDSVSDGPGINDNGSGSAAILETALTVAREKYQPTKHLRFAWWGAEEIGMVGSSHYVDSLAGGDRSKISAYLNFDMLSSPNAGYFVYDDDPTIEKTFKDYYAGKNVATEPDDEGDGRSDHAPFQQAGVPVGGLFSGAETTKSAEQAEKWGGTAGEAFDKCYHSSCDGVSNIDGTALDRNSDAVAYAVWGLSS